In Triticum urartu cultivar G1812 chromosome 6, Tu2.1, whole genome shotgun sequence, the following proteins share a genomic window:
- the LOC125512152 gene encoding expansin-B16, with translation MAAGSATSGSCALLVSILSAALLFGVGEAGAVRKAVDPEWHQATATWYGSAEGDGSDGGACGYGTLVDVVPMKARVGAVSPVLFKSGEGCGACYKVRCLDRGICSRRAVTVIVTDECPGGYCSLGRTHFDLSGAAFGRLAVAGHAGQLRNRGEISVVFRRTPCKYRGKNIAFRVVEGSTTFWLSLLVEFEDGDGDIGSMQLKQANSAQWQDMKHIWGATWSLTPGPLVGPFSVRLTTLTTKKTLSAQDVIPRNWTPKATYTSRLNFA, from the exons ATGGCTGCCGGCAGCGCCACCTCGGGCTCCTGCGCGCTCCTCGTCTCCATCCTTTCCGCCGCGCTCCTCTTCGGCGTAGGGGAGGCCGGGGCTGTGCGCAAGGCGGTCGACCCGGAGTGGCATCAGGCCACCGCGACCTGGTACGGCAGCGCCGAGGGCGACGGCAGCGATG GCGGCGCGTGCGGGTACGGGACGCTGGTGGACGTGGTGCCGATGAAGGCCCGCGTGGGCGCGGTGAGCCCGGTGCTATTCAAGTCCGGCGAGGGCTGCGGCGCCTGCTACAAGGTGAGGTGCCTCGACCGCGGCATCTGCTCGCGCCGCGCCGTCACCGTCATCGTCACCGACGAGTGCCCCGGCGGCTACTGCTCCCTGGGCCGCACGCACTTCGACCTCAGCGGCGCCGCCTTCGGCAGGCTGGCCGTCGCCGGCCACGCCGGCCAGCTGCGCAACCGAGGCGAGATCTCCGTCGTCTTCCGCAG GACGCCGTGCAAGTACCGGGGGAAGAACATCGCCTTCCGCGTGGTCGAGGGCTCCACGACCTTCTGGCTCTCGCTTCTGGTGGAGTTCGAGGACGGCGACGGTGACATTGGATCCATGCAGCTCAAGCAG GCAAACTCGGCACAATGGCAGGACATGAAGCACATATGGGGTGCCACCTGGAGCCTCACGCCGGGCCCATTGGTGGGACCGTTCTCTGTTAGGCTGACGACCCTAACTACAAAGAAGACCCTCTCGGCCCAGGACGTCATCCCTAGGAACTGGACTCCCAAAGCAACATACACATCTCGTCTCAACTTCGCATAG